In Brienomyrus brachyistius isolate T26 chromosome 19, BBRACH_0.4, whole genome shotgun sequence, one DNA window encodes the following:
- the fbxo25 gene encoding F-box only protein 25 isoform X4, with product MPFLGQDWRSPGWSWIKTEDGWKRFEFFDPDMGENNELDLEELHDENKENLFVEDVCEVAAKKRKKDFFNNSTKSQFFFQEKWIYVQKESTRERHGYCTLGEAFNRLDFSSAIQDIRRFNYVVKLLQLIAKSQLTSLSGAAQKNYFNVLEKIVRKVLEDQQNPRLIKDLLRDLSSTLCILIREVGKCVLVGNINIWISRLETILSWQQQLDNLQITKQITGDVTLSDLPLHMQNRILYKFSDAWDIINLGQATPTLHMLSEDRQLWKKLCQFHFAEKQFCRHLIVSEKGHVDWKLMYFTLQKYYPKKEVYGDTLHFCKHCGILFWKDSGHPCTANDPDSCFTSVSPQNFIDLFRF from the exons ATGCCTTTCTTGGGCCAGGACTGGAGGTCTCCAGGATGGAGCTGGATAAAGACCGAAGATGGATGGAAACGTTTCGAATTCTTTGATCCCGACATGGGCGAAAACAACGAACTTGACTTGGAAGA GCTGCATGATGAAAACAAAGAGAACCTCTTCGTAGAAGATGTCTGCGAAGTGGCAgctaaaaagaggaagaaggattTCTTCAACAACAGCACGAAATCTCAGT TTTTCTTTCAAGAGAAGTGGATTTATGTTCAGAAGGAGAGCACAAGAGAA agaCATGGTTACTGTACCTTAGGAGAGGCTTTTAACCGCTTAGACTTCTCCAGTGCGATTCAGGACATCCGGAGGTTCAACTACGTGGTCAAG TTGCTGCAGCTGATTGCGAAGTCACAGCTGACGTCCTTGAGCGGCGCCGCCCAGAAAAACTACTTCAATGTCCTGGAAAAGATCGTAAGGAAGG TTCTGGAAGACCAGCAGAACCCGCGGCTCATCAAAGACCTGCTCCGGGACCTGAGCTCCACCCTCTGCATCCTCATCCGGGAGGTGGGGAAGTGCGTGCTGGTGGGCAACATCAACATCTGGATCTCCAGGCTGGAGACCATCCTGAGCTGGCAACAGCAGCTCGACAACCTTCAGATTACCAAG CAAATAACAGGTGATGTGACCCTCAGCGACCTCCCACTGCACATGCAAAACAGGATCCTGTACAAGTTCTCCGACGCCTGGGACATCATCAACTTGGGCCAGGCCACGCCCACGCTGCACATGCTCAGTGAGGACCGTCAGCTCTGGAAGAAGCTGTGCCAGTTCCACTTCGCGGAGAAGCAG TTCTGCAGACATTTAATTGTGTCGGAAAAGGGGCATGTGGACTGGAAGCTGATGTATTTCACCCTGCAGAAGTACTACCCCAAAAAGGAGGTCTACGGAGACACCCTGCATTTCTGTAAACATTGCGGCATTTTGTTTTGGAAG GACTCCGGACATCCATGCACAGCCAACGATCCCGACAGCTGCTTCACGTCGGTGTCTCCACAGAACTTCATTGACCTCTTCAGGTTCTAG
- the fbxo25 gene encoding F-box only protein 25 isoform X2 has protein sequence MPFLGQDWRSPGWSWIKTEDGWKRFEFFDPDMGENNELDLEELHDENKENLFVEDVCEVAAKKRKKDFFNNSTKSQFFFQEKWIYVQKESTRERHGYCTLGEAFNRLDFSSAIQDIRRFNYVVKLLQLIAKSQLTSLSGAAQKNYFNVLEKIVRKVLEDQQNPRLIKDLLRDLSSTLCILIREVGKCVLVGNINIWISRLETILSWQQQLDNLQITKQITGDVTLSDLPLHMQNRILYKFSDAWDIINLGQATPTLHMLSEDRQLWKKLCQFHFAEKQFCRHLIVSEKGHVDWKLMYFTLQKYYPKKEVYGDTLHFCKHCGILFWKDYRLALVFKDSGHPCTANDPDSCFTSVSPQNFIDLFRF, from the exons ATGCCTTTCTTGGGCCAGGACTGGAGGTCTCCAGGATGGAGCTGGATAAAGACCGAAGATGGATGGAAACGTTTCGAATTCTTTGATCCCGACATGGGCGAAAACAACGAACTTGACTTGGAAGA GCTGCATGATGAAAACAAAGAGAACCTCTTCGTAGAAGATGTCTGCGAAGTGGCAgctaaaaagaggaagaaggattTCTTCAACAACAGCACGAAATCTCAGT TTTTCTTTCAAGAGAAGTGGATTTATGTTCAGAAGGAGAGCACAAGAGAA agaCATGGTTACTGTACCTTAGGAGAGGCTTTTAACCGCTTAGACTTCTCCAGTGCGATTCAGGACATCCGGAGGTTCAACTACGTGGTCAAG TTGCTGCAGCTGATTGCGAAGTCACAGCTGACGTCCTTGAGCGGCGCCGCCCAGAAAAACTACTTCAATGTCCTGGAAAAGATCGTAAGGAAGG TTCTGGAAGACCAGCAGAACCCGCGGCTCATCAAAGACCTGCTCCGGGACCTGAGCTCCACCCTCTGCATCCTCATCCGGGAGGTGGGGAAGTGCGTGCTGGTGGGCAACATCAACATCTGGATCTCCAGGCTGGAGACCATCCTGAGCTGGCAACAGCAGCTCGACAACCTTCAGATTACCAAG CAAATAACAGGTGATGTGACCCTCAGCGACCTCCCACTGCACATGCAAAACAGGATCCTGTACAAGTTCTCCGACGCCTGGGACATCATCAACTTGGGCCAGGCCACGCCCACGCTGCACATGCTCAGTGAGGACCGTCAGCTCTGGAAGAAGCTGTGCCAGTTCCACTTCGCGGAGAAGCAG TTCTGCAGACATTTAATTGTGTCGGAAAAGGGGCATGTGGACTGGAAGCTGATGTATTTCACCCTGCAGAAGTACTACCCCAAAAAGGAGGTCTACGGAGACACCCTGCATTTCTGTAAACATTGCGGCATTTTGTTTTGGAAG GACTACCGCTTGGCTTTAGTCTTCAAG GACTCCGGACATCCATGCACAGCCAACGATCCCGACAGCTGCTTCACGTCGGTGTCTCCACAGAACTTCATTGACCTCTTCAGGTTCTAG
- the fam110c gene encoding protein FAM110C translates to MNSSKAAVASRILGKGPEYLRKQIDREVESKGRPSAAERLAASKQQYVKSPQLIASEKEPEPLLTFSLASASSSDSSSRSSSPSAGDKLRIPTLQSGDGARREAAAIARPGSSKRQRPDSLLVHRQRCENAKGSRTENAKGTFVRRLFPGSQKDKISVCPGAAVKECDPGKVSKPVQNEKPEIKARLRLPDDHGHVPPQGAKPRNTVLRSHSDISSRYSRNFSEFETFFKYCGLDGDVIETLGKENFSVPSNEQSDRTRSVSESQTDDGFSCKSDESDGLLEEELAEKSRQNTSIVERNARIIKWLYSCKNANESGKVLRDLQ, encoded by the coding sequence ATGAATTCAAGTAAGGCCGCGGTGGCTTCAAGGATCCTGGGCAAAGGTCCTGAATACCTTCGCAAACAAATCGATCGAGAAGTAGAAAGCAAAGGGCGCCCGAGTGCCGCGGAAAGGCTGGCTGCCAGCAAACAGCAGTACGTGAAGAGTCCGCAGCTGATCGCCTCGGAGAAGGAGCCGGAACCGCTGCTGACGTTCAGTTTGGCCTCTGCGAGCAGCAGCGACTCCTCAAGCAGGAGCTCGAGTCCGAGCGCAGGTGACAAGTTGCGGATCCCCACACTGCAGAGCGGCGACGGTGCGAGAAGGGAAGCCGCCGCCATCGCACGGCCGGGCAGCTCCAAGAGGCAGCGACCGGATTCTCTCCTGGTGCACCGGCAGAGGTGCGAGAACGCAAAAGGGTCGCGAACTGAGAACGCCAAGGGGACGTTCGTGCGACGGCTGTTTCCTGGCTCCCAAAAGGACAAGATAAGCGTGTGTCCCGGGGCAGCTGTGAAGGAATGCGACCCAGGAAAAGTGAGCAAACCTGTGCAGAATGAGAAGCCCGAGATCAAGGCTAGACTGCGGCTCCCCGACGACCATGGCCACGTTCCACCCCAGGGAGCTAAACCCAGGAATACGGTCCTCCGATCGCATTCGGACATAAGTTCCAGGTATTCGAGAAACTTCTCCgagtttgaaacattcttcAAGTACTGCGGACTGGACGGCGACGTTATCGAGACCCTGGGGAAGGAGAACTTTTCTGTGCCTTCGAATGAGCAGAGCGATCGCACCAGGAGCGTCAGCGAGTCTCAGACTGACGACGGCTTTTCGTGCAAAAGCGATGAGAGCGACGGACTCTTAGAGGAAGAACTCGCCGAAAAAAGTCGCCAGAATACGTCCATAGTCGAGCGCAATGCCCGAATCATTAAATGGTTGTACAGCTGCAAAAATGCCAATGAATCGGGAAAAGTATTACGAGACCTTCAGTAA
- the fbxo25 gene encoding F-box only protein 25 isoform X3 yields MPFLGQDWRSPGWSWIKTEDGWKRFEFFDPDMGENNELDLEDRLHDENKENLFVEDVCEVAAKKRKKDFFNNSTKSQFFFQEKWIYVQKESTRERHGYCTLGEAFNRLDFSSAIQDIRRFNYVVKLLQLIAKSQLTSLSGAAQKNYFNVLEKIVRKVLEDQQNPRLIKDLLRDLSSTLCILIREVGKCVLVGNINIWISRLETILSWQQQLDNLQITKQITGDVTLSDLPLHMQNRILYKFSDAWDIINLGQATPTLHMLSEDRQLWKKLCQFHFAEKQFCRHLIVSEKGHVDWKLMYFTLQKYYPKKEVYGDTLHFCKHCGILFWKDSGHPCTANDPDSCFTSVSPQNFIDLFRF; encoded by the exons ATGCCTTTCTTGGGCCAGGACTGGAGGTCTCCAGGATGGAGCTGGATAAAGACCGAAGATGGATGGAAACGTTTCGAATTCTTTGATCCCGACATGGGCGAAAACAACGAACTTGACTTGGAAGA CAGGCTGCATGATGAAAACAAAGAGAACCTCTTCGTAGAAGATGTCTGCGAAGTGGCAgctaaaaagaggaagaaggattTCTTCAACAACAGCACGAAATCTCAGT TTTTCTTTCAAGAGAAGTGGATTTATGTTCAGAAGGAGAGCACAAGAGAA agaCATGGTTACTGTACCTTAGGAGAGGCTTTTAACCGCTTAGACTTCTCCAGTGCGATTCAGGACATCCGGAGGTTCAACTACGTGGTCAAG TTGCTGCAGCTGATTGCGAAGTCACAGCTGACGTCCTTGAGCGGCGCCGCCCAGAAAAACTACTTCAATGTCCTGGAAAAGATCGTAAGGAAGG TTCTGGAAGACCAGCAGAACCCGCGGCTCATCAAAGACCTGCTCCGGGACCTGAGCTCCACCCTCTGCATCCTCATCCGGGAGGTGGGGAAGTGCGTGCTGGTGGGCAACATCAACATCTGGATCTCCAGGCTGGAGACCATCCTGAGCTGGCAACAGCAGCTCGACAACCTTCAGATTACCAAG CAAATAACAGGTGATGTGACCCTCAGCGACCTCCCACTGCACATGCAAAACAGGATCCTGTACAAGTTCTCCGACGCCTGGGACATCATCAACTTGGGCCAGGCCACGCCCACGCTGCACATGCTCAGTGAGGACCGTCAGCTCTGGAAGAAGCTGTGCCAGTTCCACTTCGCGGAGAAGCAG TTCTGCAGACATTTAATTGTGTCGGAAAAGGGGCATGTGGACTGGAAGCTGATGTATTTCACCCTGCAGAAGTACTACCCCAAAAAGGAGGTCTACGGAGACACCCTGCATTTCTGTAAACATTGCGGCATTTTGTTTTGGAAG GACTCCGGACATCCATGCACAGCCAACGATCCCGACAGCTGCTTCACGTCGGTGTCTCCACAGAACTTCATTGACCTCTTCAGGTTCTAG
- the fbxo25 gene encoding F-box only protein 25 isoform X1, with translation MPFLGQDWRSPGWSWIKTEDGWKRFEFFDPDMGENNELDLEDRLHDENKENLFVEDVCEVAAKKRKKDFFNNSTKSQFFFQEKWIYVQKESTRERHGYCTLGEAFNRLDFSSAIQDIRRFNYVVKLLQLIAKSQLTSLSGAAQKNYFNVLEKIVRKVLEDQQNPRLIKDLLRDLSSTLCILIREVGKCVLVGNINIWISRLETILSWQQQLDNLQITKQITGDVTLSDLPLHMQNRILYKFSDAWDIINLGQATPTLHMLSEDRQLWKKLCQFHFAEKQFCRHLIVSEKGHVDWKLMYFTLQKYYPKKEVYGDTLHFCKHCGILFWKDYRLALVFKDSGHPCTANDPDSCFTSVSPQNFIDLFRF, from the exons ATGCCTTTCTTGGGCCAGGACTGGAGGTCTCCAGGATGGAGCTGGATAAAGACCGAAGATGGATGGAAACGTTTCGAATTCTTTGATCCCGACATGGGCGAAAACAACGAACTTGACTTGGAAGA CAGGCTGCATGATGAAAACAAAGAGAACCTCTTCGTAGAAGATGTCTGCGAAGTGGCAgctaaaaagaggaagaaggattTCTTCAACAACAGCACGAAATCTCAGT TTTTCTTTCAAGAGAAGTGGATTTATGTTCAGAAGGAGAGCACAAGAGAA agaCATGGTTACTGTACCTTAGGAGAGGCTTTTAACCGCTTAGACTTCTCCAGTGCGATTCAGGACATCCGGAGGTTCAACTACGTGGTCAAG TTGCTGCAGCTGATTGCGAAGTCACAGCTGACGTCCTTGAGCGGCGCCGCCCAGAAAAACTACTTCAATGTCCTGGAAAAGATCGTAAGGAAGG TTCTGGAAGACCAGCAGAACCCGCGGCTCATCAAAGACCTGCTCCGGGACCTGAGCTCCACCCTCTGCATCCTCATCCGGGAGGTGGGGAAGTGCGTGCTGGTGGGCAACATCAACATCTGGATCTCCAGGCTGGAGACCATCCTGAGCTGGCAACAGCAGCTCGACAACCTTCAGATTACCAAG CAAATAACAGGTGATGTGACCCTCAGCGACCTCCCACTGCACATGCAAAACAGGATCCTGTACAAGTTCTCCGACGCCTGGGACATCATCAACTTGGGCCAGGCCACGCCCACGCTGCACATGCTCAGTGAGGACCGTCAGCTCTGGAAGAAGCTGTGCCAGTTCCACTTCGCGGAGAAGCAG TTCTGCAGACATTTAATTGTGTCGGAAAAGGGGCATGTGGACTGGAAGCTGATGTATTTCACCCTGCAGAAGTACTACCCCAAAAAGGAGGTCTACGGAGACACCCTGCATTTCTGTAAACATTGCGGCATTTTGTTTTGGAAG GACTACCGCTTGGCTTTAGTCTTCAAG GACTCCGGACATCCATGCACAGCCAACGATCCCGACAGCTGCTTCACGTCGGTGTCTCCACAGAACTTCATTGACCTCTTCAGGTTCTAG
- the si:ch211-225h24.2 gene encoding testis development-related protein, translating into MFKRSKSQVLVDDTPDEGEEAQWHRRHTDVDKEEDGEDEEITSPASKDLKVKIIRSKKDKKLFSSEDDEHFLLTGVTPSEARGSAKKSKEEDKRTYLEKGQCFWDSVTMTMKQITPTKKMGKLEGWEPPSVGEMTQATDEHVAGDTLIHHDAALPWTDLEGDLSKYASLSGPRAPGPRWTTKAKDKLASIRRRSLSENWEGLK; encoded by the exons ATGTTTAAAAGGAGCAAAAGCCAAGTGCTGGTGGACGACACGCCGGATGAGGGCGAGGAGGCTCAATGGCATCGCCGGCACACGGACGTG GATAAGGAAGAGGATGGAGAGGATGAGGAAATCACAAGCCCAGCGTCAAAG GATCTCAAAGTTAAAATAATCAGATCCAAGAAAGATAAGAAACTCTTTTCTTCTGAAGATGACGAGCATTTTCTCCTGACGGGAGTCACTCCGTCGGAGGCCAGAGG ATCTGCCAAGAAGAGTAAGGAGGAGGATAAGAGGACATATCTGGAAAAGGGCCAGTGCTTCTGGGACAGTGTCACCATGACTATGAAGCAGATCACGCCCACAAAGAAAATGGGTAAGCTGGAAGGCTGGGAGCCGCCGAGCGTCGGCGAGATGACGCAGGCGACGGACGAGCATGTGGCCGGGGACACTCTCATCCACCATGACGCGGCCCTACCCTGGACGGACCTCGAAGGGGACTTGTCCAAATATGCCAGCCTGTCGGGGCCACGTGCCCCCGGGCCCCGATGGACCACCAAGGCCAAGGATAAGCTGGCCAGTATTAGGAGGCGGAGCCTCTCTGAGAACTGGGAGGGGCTTAAGTAA
- the LOC125715105 gene encoding B-cell receptor CD22-like, whose translation MTGAESFILIGCLLQGALCSTWSARMPQNIQALHGSCVLIPCTFQIPSDQSRNLKKPIGMWRRNTKRGNYVFSSNETFKNDIQGKIIGTLTKKNCTTILYNITKDQTDGYFLRIEGTDSPPSPHITINRDMVKEGGSVTLRAGDSVTLREGGSVTLREGDSVTLREGNSVTLTCLAPAPCPSLPPSLSWTPKLSDNITVFQENDDHTKHVSSVMNFTASHLLHKQGVECTAVYSLQANNSERTSHTNVTLNVQYSPKNTSVLIGKDRSLTCSSDANPAVNNYTWYRVNGSEIKVVSHRQNLTCIITEVSGQYYCQAENEHGLQSSSTVQLDSEYVTPSSSKASCQWRSDQYKVTEDSPPSPQITINRDMVKEGGSVTLTCLAPAPCPSLPPSLSWTPKLSDNITVFQENDDHTKHVSSVMNFTASHLHHKQEVKCTAVYSHQANNSERTSHTNVTLSVQYSPKNTSVLIGKDRSLTCSSDANPAVNNYTWYKVNGSEIKVVSHRQNLTCNIAEVSGQYYCQAQNEHGLQNSSTVQVHCESVKAPPTLIGAAAGAAGMILTCILLTIILKKSCSRQNHGSKTQETGELTPTNQVSLSHGLQIHTKHCITAHRHESMERSYEVWTL comes from the exons ATGACTGGGGCAGAGAGCTTCATCCTCATTGGCTGCCTGCTGCAAG GGGCTCTGTGCAGTACCTGGTCAGCCCGGATGCCTCAGAACATACAAGCTCTGCATGGATCCTGTGTGCTGATTCCCTGCACATTCCAGATTCCATCTGACCAGTCAAGAAATCTGAAAAAGCCAATCGGAATGTGGAGGAGAAATACAAAGAGAGGAAATTATGTGTTTTCATCTaatgaaacatttaaaaatgacatcCAAGGAAAGATAATCGGAACATTAACAAAGAAAAACTGCACCACAATCCTGTATAATATTACAAAGGACCAGACTGATGGTTATTTCCTTAGGATTGAAGGCACCG ACTCTCCACCCAGCCCCCATATCACCATAAACAGGGACATGGTGAAGGAGGGGGGCTCTGTGACTCTGAGGGCGGGGGACTCTGTGACTCTGAGGGAGGGGGGCTCTGTGACTCTAAGGGAGGGGGACTCTGTGACTCTGAGGGAGGGGAACTCTGTGACTCTGACCTGTTTGGCTCCAGCTCCCTGTCCATCACTCCCCCCGTCTCTGTCATGGACCCCCAAGCTGAGTGACAATATCACTGTATTTCAGGAGAATGATGATCACACTAAACATGTATCTTCTGTTATGAACTTTACTGCCTCACATCTCCTCCATAAGCAGGGAGTCGAATGTACAGCAGTTTACAGTCTCCAAGCCAACAACAGTGAGAGGACATCCCACACAAATGTGACTCTCAATGTTCAGT ATTCTCCTAAAAACACTTCGGTGTTAATTGGAAAAGACCGGAGTCTAACCTGCAGCAGTGATGCCAACCCAGCAGTGAACAATTACACCTGGTATAGAGTGAATGGGAGTGAAATTAAAGTTGTTTCACACAGACAGAACCTCACCTGTATTATCACTGAGGTCAGTGGACAGTATTACTGTCAAGCTGAGAATGAACACGGCCTGCAGAGTTCAAGCACTGTGCAGCTCGACAGTGAAT ACGTGACACCCAGTAGCAGCAAAGCCAGCTGCCAGTGGAGGAGTGACCAGTACAAAGTGACTGAGG ACTCTCCACCCAGCCCCCAGATCACCATAAACAGGGACATGGTAAAGGAGGGGGGCTCTGTGACTCTGACCTGTTTGGCTCCAGCTCCCTGTCCATCACTCCCCCCGTCTCTGTCATGGACCCCCAAGCTGAGTGACAATATCACTGTATTTCAGGAGAATGATGATCACACTAAACATGTATCTTCTGTTATGAACTTTACTGCCTCACATCTCCACCATAAGCAGGAAGTCAAATGTACAGCAGTTTACAGCCATCAAGCCAACAACAGTGAGAGGACATCCCACACAAATGTGACTCTCAGTGTTCAGT ATTCTCCTAAAAACACTTCGGTGTTAATTGGAAAAGACCGGAGTCTAACCTGCAGCAGTGATGCCAACCCAGCAGTGAACAATTACACCTGGTATAAAGTGAATGGGAGTGAAATTAAAGTTGTTTCACACAGACAGAACCTCACCTGTAATATCGCTGAGGTCAGTGGACAGTATTACTGTCAAGCTCAGAATGAACACGGCCTGCAGAATTCAAGCACTGTGCAGGTCCACTGTGAAT CTGTCAAAGCTCCACCCACTTTGATTGGCGCTGCAGCAGGGGCTGCTGGGATGATTCTCACCTGCATCTTACTGACAATTATTCTCAA GaaaagctgcagcaggcagaatCATGGCAGTAAGACACAGGAAACAGGAGAATTAACACCGACAAACCAGGTGAGTCTCTCTCATGGGCTGCAGATCCACACAAAGCACTGCATCactgcacacagacatgagAGTATGGAGAGATCATACGAAGTGTGGACTTTATGA